A region from the Wansuia hejianensis genome encodes:
- the der gene encoding ribosome biogenesis GTPase Der, which translates to MSKPIVAIVGRPNVGKSTLFNALAGENISIVKDTPGVTRDRIYADVTWLNHSFTIIDTGGIEPESSDVILSQMREQALIAMDTADVIIFLTDVRQGLVDSDAKVADMLRRSSKPVVLAVNKVDHFERQMMDVYEFYNLGIGEPVPISAEGKQGLGDLLDQVAAHFEDSRSAEEGDEIPKVAIVGKPNVGKSSIINKLLGQNRVIVSDVAGTTRDAIDTTVRWNGKDYVFIDTAGLRRKSKVREELERYSIIRTVTAVERADVVIVVIDAVEGITEQDAKIAGIAHDRGKGIIVAINKWDAIEKNDKTVNEFSGKVRSILSFMPYAEILFVSAVTGQRLPKLFDTIDMVLENQTLRVATGVLNEILTEAVALQQPPSDKGKRLKIYYMTEVAVKPPTFVVFVNDKKLMHFSYLRYLENRIRESFGFRGTALKFIVRERREKEQ; encoded by the coding sequence CGATTGTAGCAATTGTCGGCCGGCCGAATGTGGGGAAATCCACGCTATTTAACGCGCTGGCAGGAGAAAATATTTCAATAGTTAAAGATACGCCGGGCGTTACCAGAGACAGGATTTATGCGGACGTGACCTGGCTGAATCACAGTTTTACGATCATTGATACGGGCGGGATTGAGCCTGAGAGCAGCGATGTGATTCTGAGCCAGATGAGAGAACAGGCGCTGATCGCCATGGATACCGCGGATGTGATCATCTTTTTGACAGATGTGCGCCAGGGGCTGGTTGATTCTGACGCCAAGGTGGCGGATATGCTGAGACGGAGCAGCAAGCCGGTAGTTCTTGCGGTGAATAAGGTGGACCATTTTGAACGCCAGATGATGGATGTCTATGAATTCTACAATCTGGGTATCGGCGAACCGGTCCCGATTTCAGCGGAGGGCAAGCAGGGTCTCGGAGATCTGCTGGATCAGGTGGCCGCTCATTTTGAAGACAGCCGCTCGGCAGAAGAAGGCGACGAAATCCCGAAGGTGGCCATCGTCGGAAAGCCAAATGTGGGTAAGTCTTCTATTATTAATAAACTGCTGGGGCAGAACCGGGTGATCGTATCAGATGTGGCAGGAACCACGAGAGACGCCATTGATACGACGGTCCGGTGGAATGGGAAAGACTATGTGTTTATTGATACAGCCGGCCTGCGGCGGAAGAGCAAAGTCCGGGAAGAGCTGGAGCGGTACAGCATCATACGGACGGTGACCGCCGTCGAGAGGGCGGATGTGGTGATCGTGGTCATCGACGCTGTCGAGGGGATTACAGAGCAGGACGCAAAGATTGCGGGGATTGCCCATGACCGGGGCAAGGGAATCATCGTGGCCATCAATAAATGGGATGCCATCGAGAAGAATGACAAAACGGTCAACGAATTTTCCGGAAAAGTGCGAAGTATCCTTTCCTTTATGCCCTATGCGGAAATATTGTTCGTATCTGCGGTGACCGGACAGAGGCTGCCTAAGCTGTTTGACACTATAGACATGGTGCTGGAAAATCAGACTCTGCGGGTTGCCACCGGAGTCTTGAATGAGATCCTGACAGAGGCGGTCGCGCTGCAGCAGCCCCCGTCAGACAAAGGGAAACGTCTTAAGATTTACTATATGACAGAGGTGGCTGTGAAGCCTCCGACCTTTGTAGTATTCGTGAACGATAAAAAGCTGATGCATTTTTCGTATCTGCGCTATTTGGAAAACCGTATCCGGGAGTCCTTTGGGTTCCGGGGTACCGCATTAAAATTCATTGTGAGAGAGAGAAGAGAGAAGGAACAATGA
- the plsY gene encoding glycerol-3-phosphate 1-O-acyltransferase PlsY, with the protein MERVICLLIGYVFGMFQTAYLYGKANGIDIRTKGSGNAGTTNALRTLGLKAGLITFACDALKCLLAVLVTWLIFRNSHPEITKLLGIYTSAGVILGHNYPFYLKFKGGKGIAATAGMIIAFLDWHLIVIGLICFFGLFLTTHYVSLGSLALSAEFLIGVLVSGQMGLYHMEQPALNEMYFIIVLLTVMTFFKHRGNIVRLIRGEERKTYLSKKQKSDL; encoded by the coding sequence ATGGAACGAGTAATCTGCCTGTTAATAGGATATGTATTTGGTATGTTTCAGACTGCATACTTATATGGAAAAGCCAACGGAATAGATATACGGACTAAGGGCAGCGGCAACGCGGGTACGACCAACGCGCTCCGCACGCTGGGGCTGAAGGCAGGGCTTATCACATTTGCCTGTGATGCTCTGAAATGTCTGCTGGCCGTACTGGTGACCTGGCTGATTTTCCGGAATTCACATCCGGAGATCACGAAACTGCTGGGGATCTACACATCCGCCGGGGTGATCCTGGGGCATAATTATCCCTTCTATCTGAAGTTCAAGGGAGGAAAGGGAATAGCCGCTACGGCAGGCATGATTATCGCATTCCTGGACTGGCATCTGATCGTGATCGGGCTGATCTGCTTTTTCGGCCTGTTTCTGACGACTCATTACGTATCTCTGGGCTCGCTGGCGCTGTCGGCGGAATTTCTGATCGGCGTCCTGGTATCCGGCCAGATGGGCCTGTACCATATGGAACAGCCGGCATTGAATGAAATGTATTTCATCATCGTACTGCTGACGGTGATGACTTTCTTCAAACACAGGGGCAATATCGTGCGCCTGATCCG